One region of Streptomyces leeuwenhoekii genomic DNA includes:
- a CDS encoding sugar ABC transporter ATP-binding protein, with protein MTHPSDTGPAPVLALRDVSKSFGAVRALRDVRLELLPGEVHALAGENGAGKSTLIKTLAGVHRPDTGQVLLDGRPVVFHGPGDARDAGIAVIYQEPTLFPDLTIAENIFMGRQPRRSLGRIDHKATRAATADLMRRLGVDLDPDRPARGLSIADQQIVEIAKALSFDARVLIMDEPTAALTGSEVARLFGVVRSLREQGAAVLFISHRLEEIFHICERVTTLRDGAWIATEPLAGMSEDDLVRRMVGRDLDELYPKQDVTPGEVALRVRRLTREGVFTDVSFEVRRGEIVGLAGLVGAGRTEVARAVFGIDRWDAGEVEVDGRPLVSGAPSTAMAAGLALVPEDRRAQGLVMDLSIERNIGLTGLGTTVRAGLMDRRAERSRSLDWAVRLQVKYSRLADAVSTLSGGNQQKVVLAKWLATDPKVLIVDEPTRGIDVGTKAEVHRLLSALAADGVAVLMISSDLPEVLGMADRVLVMHEGRLTAEIDRADATEETVMAAATGRAA; from the coding sequence ATGACCCACCCGTCCGACACGGGTCCGGCACCGGTCCTGGCGCTCCGGGACGTCTCCAAGTCCTTCGGCGCGGTTCGCGCCCTGCGGGACGTCCGCCTGGAGCTGCTCCCCGGCGAGGTGCACGCGCTCGCCGGGGAGAACGGCGCCGGCAAGTCGACCCTCATCAAGACCCTCGCCGGGGTGCACCGGCCGGACACCGGCCAGGTGCTGCTCGACGGTCGCCCCGTCGTCTTCCACGGCCCCGGCGACGCCCGGGACGCGGGCATCGCCGTCATCTACCAGGAGCCGACCCTCTTCCCCGACCTGACCATCGCCGAGAACATCTTCATGGGCCGTCAGCCCCGGCGGTCCCTCGGCCGTATCGACCACAAGGCCACCCGCGCCGCGACGGCGGACCTGATGCGGCGCCTCGGCGTCGATCTCGACCCGGACCGGCCCGCACGCGGCCTGTCCATCGCCGACCAGCAGATCGTCGAGATCGCCAAGGCGCTCTCCTTCGACGCCCGCGTCCTGATCATGGACGAGCCGACCGCCGCTCTCACCGGCAGCGAGGTCGCCCGCCTCTTCGGGGTCGTCCGCTCCCTGCGCGAGCAGGGCGCCGCCGTGCTGTTCATCTCCCACCGCCTGGAGGAGATCTTCCACATCTGCGAGCGCGTCACGACCCTGCGCGACGGCGCCTGGATCGCCACCGAGCCGCTGGCGGGCATGAGCGAGGACGATCTGGTGCGCCGCATGGTCGGCCGCGACCTCGACGAGCTCTACCCCAAGCAGGACGTCACACCGGGCGAGGTCGCCCTCCGCGTGCGCCGGCTCACCCGGGAGGGCGTCTTCACCGACGTCTCCTTCGAGGTGCGGCGCGGCGAGATCGTCGGCCTGGCCGGCCTGGTCGGCGCCGGACGCACCGAGGTGGCCCGGGCGGTGTTCGGCATCGACCGATGGGACGCCGGCGAGGTCGAAGTCGACGGCAGGCCCCTGGTCAGCGGCGCGCCGTCGACCGCCATGGCCGCCGGGCTCGCCCTCGTCCCGGAGGACCGGCGCGCCCAGGGCCTGGTGATGGACCTGTCCATCGAGCGCAACATCGGCCTGACCGGGCTCGGTACGACCGTCAGGGCGGGGCTGATGGACCGGCGCGCCGAGCGCAGCCGCTCCCTCGACTGGGCCGTCAGGCTCCAGGTGAAGTACTCCCGCCTCGCCGACGCCGTCTCCACCTTGTCCGGCGGCAACCAGCAGAAGGTCGTCCTCGCCAAGTGGCTCGCGACCGACCCCAAGGTGCTGATCGTCGACGAGCCGACGCGCGGCATCGACGTCGGCACCAAGGCCGAGGTGCACCGGCTGCTCAGCGCCCTGGCCGCCGACGGCGTGGCGGTCCTGATGATCTCCTCCGACCTGCCCGAGGTCCTCGGCATGGCCGACCGCGTGCTCGTCATGCACGAGGGCCGCCTGACCGCCGAGATCGACCGCGCCGACGCCACCGAGGAGACGGTGATGGCCGCGGCCACCGGGAGGGCGGCGTGA
- the rhaI gene encoding L-rhamnose isomerase yields MTELAAVKAALKTQAVETPSWAYGNSGTRFKVFAQAGVPRTPFEKLDDAAKVHEFTGVAPTVALHIPWDRVEDYAALAEHAGERGVKLGAINSNTFQDDDYKLGSVCHPDAAVRRKAVDHLLECVDIMDATGSRDLKLWFADGTNYPGQDDVRARQDRLAEALAEVYGRLGDGQRMLLEYKLFEPAFYTTDVPDWGTAYAHCLKLGPKAQVVVDTGHHAPGTNIEFIVATLLREGKLGGFDFNSRFYADDDLMVGAADPFQLFRIMYEVVRGGGFTSEVAFMLDQCHNIEAKIPAIIRSVMNVQEATAKALLVDREALSAAQRAGDVLEANAVLMDAYHTDVRPLLREVREEMGLDPDPIAAYRACGWAEKIVAERVGGRQAGWGA; encoded by the coding sequence GTGACCGAGCTCGCCGCGGTGAAGGCCGCGTTGAAGACCCAGGCAGTCGAGACGCCGTCGTGGGCGTACGGGAACTCGGGCACCCGGTTCAAGGTGTTCGCGCAGGCGGGCGTGCCGCGCACTCCGTTCGAGAAGCTGGACGACGCGGCCAAGGTGCACGAGTTCACCGGCGTCGCGCCGACCGTGGCCCTGCACATCCCGTGGGACAGGGTCGAGGACTACGCCGCCCTGGCCGAGCACGCCGGCGAGCGCGGGGTGAAGCTGGGGGCGATCAACTCCAACACCTTCCAGGACGACGACTACAAGCTCGGCAGCGTCTGCCACCCGGACGCGGCGGTGCGCCGCAAGGCGGTGGACCATCTGCTGGAGTGCGTCGACATCATGGACGCGACCGGGTCCCGCGATCTGAAGCTGTGGTTCGCCGACGGCACCAACTACCCCGGGCAGGACGACGTGCGCGCGCGGCAGGACCGGCTGGCGGAGGCGCTGGCCGAGGTGTACGGGCGCCTCGGCGACGGGCAGCGGATGCTGCTGGAGTACAAGCTGTTCGAGCCGGCCTTCTACACCACCGACGTGCCGGACTGGGGCACCGCCTACGCCCACTGCCTCAAGCTCGGTCCGAAGGCGCAGGTGGTCGTCGACACCGGGCACCACGCGCCCGGCACGAACATCGAGTTCATCGTGGCGACGCTGCTGCGCGAGGGGAAGCTCGGCGGGTTCGACTTCAACTCGCGGTTCTACGCGGACGACGACCTGATGGTCGGGGCGGCCGATCCGTTCCAGCTCTTCCGGATCATGTACGAGGTGGTGCGCGGGGGCGGCTTCACCTCCGAGGTGGCGTTCATGCTCGACCAGTGCCACAACATCGAGGCGAAGATCCCGGCGATCATCCGGTCGGTGATGAACGTGCAGGAAGCGACCGCGAAGGCCCTGCTGGTGGACCGGGAGGCGCTGTCCGCCGCCCAGCGGGCGGGGGACGTGCTGGAGGCCAACGCCGTCCTGATGGACGCCTACCACACGGACGTGCGTCCGCTGCTGCGGGAGGTGCGGGAGGAGATGGGGCTGGACCCCGACCCGATCGCCGCCTACCGGGCCTGCGGATGGGCCGAGAAGATCGTGGCCGAGCGGGTCGGCGGCCGGCAGGCCGGGTGGGGGGCGTGA
- a CDS encoding bifunctional rhamnulose-1-phosphate aldolase/short-chain dehydrogenase, producing MASHPEAAALLARSHRLGADPRNTNYAGGNASAKGTATDPVTGGDVELMWVKGSGGDLGTLTEAGLAVLRLDRLRALKDVYPGVEREDEMVAAFDYCLHGKGGAAPSIDTAMHGLVEAAHVDHLHPDSGIALACAADGEKLTAECFGDTVVWVPWRRPGFQLGLDIAAVREANPRAIGCVLGGHGITAWGDTSEECERNSLHIIRTAERFLAERGGPEPFGPVIEGYEPLPEAERRARAAALAPYVRAVASQDRPQVGHFTDSEVVLDFVSRAEHPRLAALGTSCPDHFLRTKVRPLVLDLPPTAPLDEAVARLKELHAAYREEYAAYYHRHAEPDSPAMRGADPAIVLVPGVGMFSFGKDKQTARVAGEFYVNAINVMRGAEAVSAYTPIEESEKFRIEYWALEEAKLQRMPKPKPLATRVALVTGAGSGIGKAIAHRLAAEGACVVVADLNGENAAAVAQELGGPDRAVAVTVDVTSEEQIAEAFRAAVLAFGGVDLVVNNAGISISKPLLETSAKDWDLQHDIMARGSFLVSREAARVMIAQRLGGDIVYIASKNAVFAGPNNIAYSATKADQAHQVRLLAAELGEHGIRVNGVNPDGVVRGSGIFAGGWGAQRAAVYGVPEEKLGEFYAQRTLLKREVLPEHVANAVFALTGGDLTHTTGLHVPVDAGVAAAFLR from the coding sequence ATGGCATCCCACCCCGAAGCCGCCGCACTGCTCGCCCGCTCCCACCGGCTCGGCGCCGACCCCCGCAACACCAACTACGCCGGGGGCAACGCCTCCGCCAAGGGCACCGCCACCGACCCCGTCACCGGCGGTGACGTGGAACTGATGTGGGTCAAGGGCTCCGGCGGCGATCTCGGCACGCTGACCGAGGCCGGCCTCGCCGTCCTGCGCCTGGACCGGCTGCGGGCCCTCAAGGACGTCTACCCGGGCGTCGAGCGCGAGGACGAGATGGTCGCCGCGTTCGACTACTGCCTGCACGGCAAGGGCGGCGCCGCGCCCTCCATCGACACGGCGATGCACGGCCTGGTGGAGGCCGCGCACGTCGACCACCTCCACCCCGACTCCGGGATCGCGCTGGCCTGTGCCGCCGACGGGGAGAAGCTGACCGCCGAGTGCTTCGGCGACACGGTGGTGTGGGTGCCCTGGCGGCGGCCCGGCTTCCAGCTCGGCCTGGACATCGCGGCGGTCAGGGAGGCCAACCCGCGGGCGATCGGCTGCGTCCTGGGCGGGCACGGCATCACGGCCTGGGGCGACACCAGCGAGGAGTGCGAGCGCAACTCGCTGCACATCATCCGCACCGCCGAGAGGTTCCTCGCCGAGCGGGGCGGGCCGGAGCCGTTCGGCCCGGTGATCGAGGGGTACGAGCCGCTGCCCGAGGCGGAGCGGCGGGCCCGGGCGGCGGCGCTGGCGCCGTACGTCCGTGCGGTGGCCTCCCAGGACCGGCCGCAGGTCGGCCACTTCACCGACTCCGAGGTGGTGCTGGACTTCGTCTCCCGCGCCGAGCACCCGCGCCTGGCCGCGCTGGGCACCTCCTGCCCCGACCACTTCCTGCGCACCAAGGTCCGGCCGCTCGTCCTGGACCTGCCGCCGACGGCTCCGCTGGACGAGGCCGTGGCCCGGCTGAAGGAGCTGCACGCCGCCTACCGCGAGGAGTACGCCGCCTACTACCACCGGCACGCCGAGCCGGACTCCCCCGCCATGCGCGGCGCCGACCCGGCGATCGTGCTGGTGCCGGGCGTCGGCATGTTCAGCTTCGGCAAGGACAAGCAGACCGCGCGGGTGGCCGGCGAGTTCTACGTCAACGCCATCAACGTGATGCGCGGCGCGGAGGCGGTCTCGGCGTACACGCCGATCGAGGAGTCGGAGAAGTTCCGCATCGAGTACTGGGCGCTGGAGGAGGCCAAGCTCCAGCGGATGCCGAAGCCCAAGCCGCTGGCGACACGGGTGGCGCTGGTGACGGGCGCGGGCAGCGGCATCGGCAAGGCGATCGCGCACCGGCTGGCCGCCGAGGGCGCCTGTGTCGTCGTCGCCGATCTGAACGGGGAGAACGCGGCGGCCGTCGCGCAGGAGCTCGGCGGTCCGGACCGGGCCGTCGCGGTGACCGTGGACGTCACCTCCGAGGAGCAGATCGCCGAGGCGTTCCGGGCCGCGGTGCTGGCCTTCGGCGGCGTCGACCTGGTGGTCAACAACGCGGGCATCTCCATCTCCAAGCCGCTGCTGGAGACCTCGGCGAAGGACTGGGACCTCCAGCACGACATCATGGCCCGCGGCTCGTTCCTGGTCTCCCGCGAGGCGGCCAGGGTGATGATCGCGCAGCGGCTCGGCGGCGACATCGTCTACATCGCCTCGAAGAACGCCGTCTTCGCCGGCCCGAACAACATCGCCTACTCCGCCACCAAGGCCGACCAGGCCCATCAGGTGCGTCTGCTCGCCGCCGAGCTCGGCGAGCACGGCATCCGCGTCAACGGGGTCAACCCCGACGGTGTGGTGCGCGGTTCCGGGATCTTCGCGGGCGGCTGGGGCGCGCAGCGGGCGGCGGTGTACGGGGTGCCGGAGGAGAAGCTGGGCGAGTTCTACGCGCAGCGGACGCTGCTCAAGCGGGAGGTGCTGCCGGAGCACGTCGCGAACGCCGTGTTCGCGCTGACCGGCGGGGACCTGACCCACACCACCGGCCTGCACGTCCCGGTCGACGCCGGCGTCGCCGCCGCCTTCCTGCGGTGA
- a CDS encoding rhamnulokinase has translation MSARVKSYAAVDLGASSGRVMVGRAGPDTLELAEAHRFPNRPVRVPEGLRWDVLALYAGVLDGLRAAGSRCGGRIDSVGIDSWAVDYGLLDADGALLGNPVHYRDGRTEGVAEKVWTTVPAEELYAATGLQYAPFNTLYQLTAARSTAQLAQARRVLLMPDLLAYWLTGEQGTELTNASTTQLIDPRTRDWARGVAERLGVDLGLFPPLRHPGDPAGLLRAEVLEETGLAGPVPVTAVASHDTASAVAAVPAAGERFAYICTGTWSLAGLELAAPVLTEESRAANFTNELGLDGTVRYLRNIMGLWLLQECVRAWGDPDLGGLLREAAKVPALRSVVDAGDAAFLAPGRMPERIAQACRASGQPVPGSPAETTRCILDSLALAHRRAVEDAQRLAGHPVDVVHIVGGGTRNALLCQLTADACGLPVVAGPTEAAALGNVLVQARAHGTAGDLAGMRELLVRTQPLTRYAPRGGTARWRAAEARLADR, from the coding sequence GTGAGCGCCCGCGTGAAGTCGTACGCCGCGGTCGACCTCGGCGCGTCCAGCGGGCGCGTCATGGTCGGCCGCGCCGGGCCCGACACGCTGGAGCTGGCCGAGGCGCACCGCTTCCCCAACCGGCCGGTCCGCGTGCCCGAGGGGCTGCGCTGGGACGTCCTCGCCCTGTACGCGGGCGTCCTGGACGGGCTGCGGGCGGCCGGTTCCCGCTGCGGGGGCCGGATCGACTCCGTCGGCATCGACAGCTGGGCCGTGGACTACGGCCTGCTCGACGCGGACGGGGCGCTGCTCGGCAACCCCGTGCACTACCGCGACGGCCGTACCGAGGGCGTCGCGGAGAAGGTGTGGACGACCGTGCCGGCCGAGGAGCTCTACGCGGCGACCGGGTTGCAGTACGCCCCTTTCAACACCCTGTACCAGCTCACCGCCGCCCGCTCCACGGCTCAACTGGCACAGGCACGGCGCGTGCTGCTCATGCCGGACCTGCTGGCGTACTGGCTCACCGGTGAGCAGGGCACGGAGCTGACCAATGCCTCCACCACCCAGTTGATCGATCCGCGCACCCGTGACTGGGCGCGGGGCGTCGCGGAACGGCTCGGCGTCGACCTCGGCCTCTTCCCGCCGCTGCGGCACCCGGGCGATCCGGCGGGCCTGCTGCGTGCGGAGGTGCTGGAGGAGACGGGGCTGGCCGGGCCGGTGCCGGTGACGGCGGTCGCCTCGCACGACACCGCCTCGGCGGTGGCCGCCGTGCCCGCCGCCGGCGAGCGGTTCGCCTACATCTGTACGGGGACCTGGTCGCTGGCGGGTCTGGAACTGGCCGCGCCGGTGCTGACGGAGGAGAGCCGCGCCGCCAACTTCACCAATGAGCTGGGGCTCGACGGCACGGTCCGCTACCTGCGCAACATCATGGGGCTGTGGCTGCTCCAGGAGTGCGTACGGGCCTGGGGCGACCCGGACCTGGGCGGGCTGCTGCGGGAGGCGGCCAAGGTACCGGCGCTGCGGTCGGTGGTGGACGCGGGCGACGCGGCGTTCCTCGCGCCGGGCCGGATGCCGGAGCGGATCGCCCAGGCGTGCCGCGCCTCGGGGCAGCCGGTGCCCGGCTCGCCCGCCGAGACCACGCGCTGCATCCTCGACTCCTTGGCCCTGGCCCATCGCAGGGCCGTCGAGGACGCGCAGCGGCTCGCCGGCCACCCGGTCGACGTCGTGCACATCGTGGGCGGCGGCACCCGCAACGCCCTGCTGTGCCAGTTGACCGCCGACGCCTGCGGGCTGCCGGTGGTGGCGGGACCGACGGAGGCGGCGGCCCTCGGCAACGTCCTCGTCCAGGCCCGGGCCCACGGCACGGCGGGCGATCTGGCCGGGATGCGGGAACTGCTGGTGCGCACCCAGCCCCTGACCCGGTACGCGCCGCGCGGCGGCACGGCGCGCTGGCGGGCGGCCGAGGCCCGACTCGCCGACCGGTGA
- a CDS encoding (Fe-S)-binding protein yields MRVALFLTCVNDTLYPDTGRAVVRLLTRLGVDVDFPAAQTCCGQAHYNTGYRHEAEPLARHFAEVFREYEAIVTPSGSCGAMVRELYPRMGERARAEGRGGALAATVAPVVPKTYELTEFLVDVLGVTDVGAYYPHTVTYHPTCHGLRALGLGDRPLKLLRAVKGLELVELPGAEECCGFGGTFAVKNADVSAAMGTDKVRNAESTGAEVLCAADNSCLMHIGGTMSRLRVGMRPVHIAEILASTEEGAAV; encoded by the coding sequence ATGCGTGTCGCCCTGTTCCTGACCTGCGTCAACGACACGCTGTATCCGGACACCGGCCGCGCGGTGGTGAGACTGCTGACGCGGCTGGGCGTCGACGTGGACTTCCCCGCCGCGCAGACCTGTTGCGGGCAGGCCCACTACAACACCGGCTACCGGCACGAGGCGGAGCCGCTGGCCCGGCACTTCGCCGAGGTCTTCCGGGAGTACGAGGCGATCGTGACGCCGTCGGGGTCGTGCGGGGCGATGGTGCGGGAGCTGTATCCGCGCATGGGCGAGCGGGCGCGGGCCGAGGGCCGTGGGGGCGCCCTCGCGGCCACCGTGGCGCCGGTGGTACCGAAGACGTACGAACTGACGGAGTTCCTGGTGGACGTGCTGGGGGTGACGGACGTCGGGGCGTACTACCCGCACACGGTGACGTACCACCCGACCTGCCACGGGCTGCGCGCCCTGGGCCTGGGCGACAGGCCGCTGAAGCTGCTGCGGGCGGTGAAGGGGCTGGAGCTGGTCGAGCTGCCGGGCGCCGAGGAGTGCTGCGGGTTCGGCGGCACCTTCGCGGTGAAGAACGCCGACGTGTCGGCGGCGATGGGGACGGACAAGGTGCGCAACGCCGAGTCGACCGGCGCCGAGGTGCTGTGCGCCGCGGACAACTCCTGCCTGATGCACATCGGCGGGACGATGTCCCGGCTGCGGGTGGGCATGCGGCCGGTGCACATCGCGGAGATCCTGGCGAGCACGGAGGAAGGGGCGGCCGTATGA
- a CDS encoding LutB/LldF family L-lactate oxidation iron-sulfur protein, producing MSGTYLGMPAFPEAARAAVRDRTLRGNLRHATHTIRAKRARAVTEVSDWAELREAGRRIKDHTLRHLDRYLVRVEEAVTAAGGTVHWAADADEANRIVTALVKETGESEVVKVKSMATQEIGLNEALEAAGIRAFETDLAELIVQLGKDRPSHILVPAIHRNRGEIRDIFRAEMSEWGRPAPEGLTDTPAELAEAARLHLREKFLRAKVGVSGANFVVAETGTLVVVESEGNGRMCLTLPETLISVVGIEKIVPTWRDLEVFLQTLPRSSTAERMNPYTSMWTGTTDEDGPRTFHLVLLDNGRTDTLADEVGRQALRCIRCSACLNVCPVYERAGGHAYGSVYPGPIGAILSPQLRGTGSDIDASLPYASSLCGACYEVCPVAIDIPEVLVHLRERVVQGGPATRRGNKVLLKPAKGHAAERAAMRAAQWAFAHPGVLRTGQRLASRTRRFHPRTLPGPGRAWTGSRDLPEVPAEPFRDWWQRTRGGEDGAK from the coding sequence ATGAGCGGCACGTATCTGGGGATGCCGGCCTTCCCGGAGGCGGCGCGCGCCGCCGTGCGCGACCGGACGCTGCGCGGCAATCTGCGCCATGCCACGCACACCATCCGCGCCAAGCGGGCCAGGGCCGTCACGGAGGTCTCCGACTGGGCGGAACTGCGCGAGGCGGGCAGGCGGATCAAGGACCACACGCTGCGGCACCTGGACCGCTATCTGGTGCGGGTGGAGGAGGCGGTGACGGCCGCGGGCGGCACGGTGCACTGGGCCGCGGACGCGGACGAGGCCAACCGGATCGTGACCGCCCTGGTCAAGGAGACCGGCGAGTCGGAGGTCGTCAAGGTCAAGTCGATGGCCACGCAGGAGATCGGCCTCAACGAGGCCCTCGAGGCGGCGGGCATCCGGGCCTTCGAGACCGATCTGGCCGAGCTGATCGTGCAGTTGGGCAAGGACCGGCCCTCGCACATCCTGGTCCCCGCCATCCACCGCAACCGGGGCGAGATCCGGGACATCTTCCGCGCGGAGATGAGCGAGTGGGGCCGTCCGGCTCCCGAGGGGCTGACCGACACCCCCGCCGAACTCGCCGAGGCCGCCCGCCTGCATCTGCGGGAGAAGTTCCTGCGGGCCAAGGTCGGCGTCTCCGGCGCGAACTTCGTCGTCGCCGAGACCGGCACGCTGGTGGTGGTGGAGTCCGAGGGCAACGGGCGGATGTGCCTGACCCTGCCGGAGACGCTGATCTCCGTGGTCGGCATCGAGAAGATCGTGCCGACCTGGCGGGACCTGGAGGTGTTCCTCCAGACCCTCCCCCGCTCCTCCACGGCCGAGCGGATGAACCCGTACACGTCCATGTGGACCGGCACCACCGACGAGGACGGCCCGCGCACCTTCCATCTGGTGCTGCTGGACAACGGCCGCACCGACACCCTCGCCGACGAGGTCGGCCGCCAGGCGCTGCGCTGCATCCGCTGCTCGGCCTGCCTGAACGTGTGCCCGGTGTACGAGCGGGCCGGCGGCCACGCCTACGGCTCGGTCTACCCGGGCCCGATCGGCGCCATCCTCAGCCCGCAGCTCAGGGGCACCGGCAGCGACATCGACGCCTCCCTGCCCTACGCGTCCTCGCTGTGCGGCGCCTGCTACGAGGTGTGCCCGGTCGCCATCGACATCCCGGAGGTGCTGGTGCATCTGCGCGAACGGGTGGTGCAGGGCGGCCCGGCGACCCGCCGGGGCAACAAGGTCCTGCTGAAACCGGCCAAGGGGCATGCCGCCGAGCGGGCGGCGATGCGGGCCGCGCAGTGGGCGTTCGCACATCCGGGTGTGCTGCGCACGGGGCAGCGGCTGGCCTCGCGCACCCGCCGCTTCCATCCGCGGACGCTGCCCGGGCCGGGCCGGGCCTGGACCGGCAGCCGGGACCTTCCCGAGGTCCCCGCGGAGCCGTTCCGCGACTGGTGGCAGCGCACGCGCGGCGGAGAGGACGGCGCCAAGTGA
- a CDS encoding LutC/YkgG family protein, translating to MSSRERILGRVRRALADVPRDDTPYERAIPRDYLREHGARSPEETVELLAENLADYRAIVHRCADGELPELLARLMAERGSRSVLVPPGLPPHWIAAVDATRVHDRADSTPHELDRVDSVITGCAVAIAETGTIVLDGGPDQGRRRITLIPDHHICVVRVPGQVVSSVPRALGRLDPARPLTWISGPSATSDIELDRVEGVHGPRTLEVVLVD from the coding sequence GTGAGCAGCAGGGAAAGGATCCTGGGCAGGGTGCGGCGCGCGCTCGCCGACGTCCCGCGCGACGACACCCCCTACGAACGGGCCATCCCGCGAGACTATCTGCGCGAGCACGGCGCGCGGTCCCCCGAGGAGACGGTGGAGCTGCTCGCCGAGAACCTGGCGGACTACCGGGCGATCGTGCACCGCTGCGCGGACGGCGAACTGCCGGAGCTGCTCGCGCGGCTCATGGCCGAACGGGGTTCGCGCAGCGTGCTCGTCCCGCCGGGGCTGCCGCCGCACTGGATCGCAGCGGTGGACGCCACCCGCGTCCACGACCGCGCCGACAGCACCCCGCACGAACTCGACCGCGTCGACAGCGTGATCACCGGGTGCGCGGTGGCGATCGCGGAGACCGGCACCATCGTGCTGGACGGCGGCCCCGACCAGGGCCGCCGCCGCATCACGCTCATCCCCGACCACCACATCTGCGTGGTACGGGTCCCCGGCCAGGTCGTCTCCTCCGTGCCCCGGGCTCTCGGACGCCTGGATCCGGCCCGCCCGCTGACCTGGATCTCCGGCCCGTCGGCGACCAGCGACATCGAGCTGGACCGGGTGGAGGGGGTGCACGGGCCGCGGACGCTGGAAGTCGTCCTGGTGGACTGA
- a CDS encoding cupin domain-containing protein, whose protein sequence is MFEVKTLDKPDERRDFPRGHLEAVHLTGLDFAVATFEPGWRWSESVGPIAGTESCQIHHNGYVVQGRMRIRMDDGAEGEVGPGDVFVCAPGHDAWVVGDEQCVVHDFAGAMAQQYAKAG, encoded by the coding sequence ATGTTCGAGGTCAAGACGCTCGACAAGCCGGACGAGCGGCGCGACTTCCCCCGCGGACACCTCGAAGCCGTCCACCTCACGGGGCTCGACTTCGCCGTGGCCACGTTCGAGCCCGGCTGGCGCTGGTCGGAGTCGGTGGGGCCGATAGCGGGCACCGAGAGCTGCCAGATCCACCACAACGGCTACGTCGTGCAGGGACGGATGCGCATCCGCATGGACGACGGCGCCGAGGGCGAGGTGGGCCCCGGCGACGTCTTCGTGTGCGCACCCGGACACGACGCCTGGGTCGTCGGCGACGAGCAGTGCGTCGTCCACGACTTCGCGGGTGCCATGGCCCAGCAGTACGCGAAGGCCGGATAG
- a CDS encoding pyridoxal-phosphate dependent enzyme — translation MTTSTPPVTLDDVRDAAARLKGIAHRTPVLRSRTLDALAGAEILLKCENLQRVGAFKFRGAYHAASRLTPGQLARGIAAYSSGNHAQAVALAARELGTTAVIVMPEDAPPSKRDATAGYGAEIVTYDRYTGDREAIAEALAAERGLSLIPPYDHPHVIAGQGTAALELVEETGPLDALIAPVGGGGLIAGSATAAKGLHPGTRVIGVEPEAGDDTKRSLEAGRRVAVPVPRTIADGQALPTPGELTFSLNRRLLDGIVLVRDDEIRDAMRFAFERLKIVLEPSGATPLAALLTGRAGRLPGRVGVILSGGNIDAGRFARLCGPGS, via the coding sequence GTGACGACTTCCACCCCGCCGGTCACCCTCGACGACGTCCGCGACGCCGCCGCCCGTCTGAAGGGGATCGCCCACCGCACTCCCGTCCTGCGCTCCCGGACCCTCGACGCGCTGGCCGGCGCCGAGATCCTGCTGAAGTGCGAGAACCTCCAGCGCGTCGGCGCCTTCAAGTTCCGCGGCGCCTATCACGCCGCCAGCCGCCTCACGCCCGGGCAACTGGCCCGGGGCATCGCCGCCTACTCCTCCGGCAACCACGCCCAGGCCGTCGCGCTCGCCGCCCGCGAACTCGGCACCACCGCGGTGATCGTCATGCCCGAGGACGCCCCGCCCTCCAAGCGGGACGCCACCGCCGGCTACGGCGCCGAGATCGTCACCTACGACCGCTACACCGGCGACCGCGAGGCCATCGCCGAAGCCCTGGCCGCCGAGCGGGGCCTCAGCCTGATCCCGCCCTACGACCACCCGCACGTCATCGCCGGCCAGGGCACCGCCGCGCTGGAGCTCGTCGAGGAGACGGGACCTCTGGACGCGCTGATCGCGCCCGTCGGCGGGGGCGGGCTGATCGCCGGGAGCGCCACCGCCGCCAAGGGGCTGCACCCCGGCACCCGGGTGATCGGCGTCGAGCCCGAGGCCGGCGACGACACCAAGCGTTCCCTGGAGGCGGGCCGGCGCGTCGCCGTCCCCGTCCCGCGCACCATCGCCGACGGCCAGGCCCTGCCCACCCCCGGCGAACTCACCTTCTCGCTCAACCGGCGGCTGCTCGACGGGATCGTGCTCGTCCGTGACGACGAGATCCGGGACGCCATGCGGTTCGCCTTCGAGCGGCTGAAGATCGTCCTGGAGCCCAGCGGCGCCACCCCCCTGGCCGCCTTGCTGACCGGCCGTGCGGGGCGGCTTCCGGGGCGCGTCGGAGTGATCCTCTCCGGCGGCAACATCGACGCCGGCCGGTTCGCCCGGCTGTGCGGCCCCGGGAGCTGA